CTATGGACGTCGGCGACCTCATCCAGCAGTTCACCAAGGCGATCCTGGAACGCGCTCTGGATGCCGAGTTGACGCACCATCTCGGTCATGAAACCCGGCAGGCCGTGGGCAATCCGAGCGGCAACATCCGCAATGGAAAAAGCAAAAAGACCCTG
This region of Deinococcus apachensis DSM 19763 genomic DNA includes:
- a CDS encoding transposase produces the protein MPKPKDKPLFDPALLDAALEGRRTAMDVGDLIQQFTKAILERALDAELTHHLGHETRQAVGNPSGNIRNGKSKKTL